In Acidimicrobiia bacterium, the genomic stretch CCAGCCGTTCAGACCACCAACCACCAGCCGGGGCACGCTCTAGCGATAGGGCTCAACGGCCCAGCGTCCGATAGTGCTCACCTGCCAGCGGCTCCAGACCAGCCTCGCAAACACGAAACCGATCCGCGCCCATTAGCGTTCCAGGCGTGCAACGCCCGGTAGTCCCCGCCCTCGCCCTTGCCCTCGCCGTGGCCGCGGCGTGCGGTGGATCGTCGGGTACGACGATCGCCGGGGACATCGATGCCATCCTGGCGGCGTCGTCCGAGGCGATGGGGAATGTGGACTCCGTGCGGTTCGTGATCGAACGTACGGGAGACGCGGTGTACATCGACGAGAACGGGACCATCGAGTTCCGGGATGCCGAGGGCAGGTTCGTGTCACCGAGCACCGCCGACGCTTCGGTGACCCTCGCGGTAGCCGGCCTCGCGACGAGAGTCGGCGCCGTCGCCATCGACGGCGAGACCTGGCTGTCCAACCCGATCACCGGAGCGTGGGAGCCGGCGCCGGCCGGGTACTCGTTCGACCCGGCGACGCTGTTCGACCCCGAGACCGGGTGGCGCCCGCTCCTCGCCGACGGGTTCACGGATGCCGAGCTGGTCGGCACCGAGGACGTGAGCGGGGTGACCGCATACCGGCTTCGCGGGGTGGCGTCGGGCGATCGGGTGACCTCGATCACGGCCGGTCTCGTGACAGCCGACATGGTCGATGCCGACGTGTGGATCGACACGGGGACCGGCGAGGTCGTCCAAGTGATGTTCGACGTCGCCCTTCCCGAAGGGACCGCCACGTGGCGGCTCGCCTTCTCCGATTACGGCGCCGAGTTCGAGATCGAGCAGCCAGACATCGATGGCTGACGTGCGGGCCCGCCGGGTGCCGCCTCGCGCCGTCCTCGCCGTCGTGGCATTCGGGGTGTTCGTCGCCGCCGACGACCTCACAGTCGTCACGACGATGCTGCGACCGATCATCGCCGACCTCGGGATCCTGCTCCCCGACGGCCTCGATGACGCCGCATGGATCGTCAACGCCTACCTCATCGCCTTCGTGGCCGTCATGCCGCTGGCGGGCCGCCTCAGCGACATCGTCGGGCGCCGCAAGGTCTTCCAAGCGGCGTTCGCTCTCTTCCTCGTCGGGTCGATCATCGTGCCCGCTTCGCACAGCCTCGGACCGTTCCTCTTCGGTCGAGTCCTGACGGCGCTCGGCGGTGGGGCGATGCTGCCGGTGGGTATGGCCATCCTCAGCGACGCCTACCCGGCCGGAGCCAGGGCGAGGGCCCTCGGCGTGCTCGGCGCAGTCGAGACGCTCGGCTGGGTCTGGGGCCCGCTGTACGGGGCGATGATCGTCCGCTTCCTCAACTGGCGATGGCAGTTCTACCTGAACGTCGTGCTCGCCGTGATCGGCATCGCAGTGGCGCATCGGCTGCTCGCCGATCACGATCGGTCGGACCGAGCCGCCAGGATCGACTGGGCCGGGGCGGTGACGCTCACGGTCGCGCTCGTCGCCCTCAATCTCGCCCTCCTCGGCAGTGCCGAGATCCAGAGCGTCACCGGGCTGGAGGAGCTGACAGGCTCGGGTGGGGCGGCGCTGCGTTGGTTCTATCCGGTGGCGGTGCTGGCGGCCATCCTCTTCGCACGCGTCGAGAGAGCGAGTGACGACCCGCTCATCGAATTCGACCTCTTCCGGGGCAGGAACCTCACTGCCGCCGTCGTCGTGAACTTCCTCGTCGGCGCGGCACTCGTCATCGCGATGGTGGACGTGCCTCTGTTCGTGAACGTGGTCGAGCTCGACGTCCGGCGAGCTGCGGTCGTGGCCGGTTGGGTGCTCAGCGCCCTCACGGCCTCCATGGCAGCCGGCTCATACCTCGGCGGACGACTCTCGGAGCGCCTCTGGTATCGGCCGCCGGTCCTGTGGGGACTCGGATTCGGGGCGGCCGGCTTCCTTCTCATGGGAGCGGGTTGGGAGGTCACGACGGCCTACCCGCATATGGCATGGCAATTGGCGCTCCTCGGCCTCGGGCTCGGCCTCGTCGTCGCCCCGACGTCGGCTGCGGTGGTGGATGCGGCCCCGGACCACCGCAGAGGGACGGCGGCGAGCCTCGTCGTCGTGATGCGGCTCATCGGCCTCAGCGTCGGCCTCTCCGGCCTGACCGCCTGGGGGCTCTACCGGTTCAACCAGTTGCGTGACACGATCGACCTGCCGCCACTCGACTCTGCGGGCTACGCGGCAGCCGTTCGAGAGGCCCAGGCGAGCCTGACGACCTCGGCCCTCGCCGAGACCTTCCTCGCCGCGGTGATCGTCCTGGTGGTGGCGTTGGCGGTCGCCTCGAGGATGCGCCGCGTGCCGGCCGCCGACGCGGCAACGCACTAGCCGCCGCTCATTTGGCGTTGCCCGGTACCGTTCCAGCGCCGCCTACGAGGAGCTCCATGAAGACCATCGTCGTTCGCAAGCCAACGCTCGTCGCCGCCGCCCTGGCCGGCGTGGCCGCCGCCGCGCTCGTGGTCGCCCTCGTCGCCGTCATCGGGATGTCGCGTGCCCGTTCGGATGTCGCCGGGCTGCGCGCCGAGGTCGAGCAGCTGCGCGGCGGCGTGGCCCTCTTCACGTCCCAGGCGACCGATCTCCAGGGCAGGCTCGCCGAGCTCGCCCCCGCAGTCGAGGAGGGGCTCGCCCAGGCGGTCGCCGGTCTCGAGGCGTTCGCGGGATCGACGATCGCCTTCGACGTCCCCATCGACGAGAGCGTGCCGATCGAGACCGAGATCGTGCTCGACAGGATCCTGCAGGTACCGATCGAGGCGTCGCTGCCGATCGACCAGACGATCGACACCACTATCACGGTCCAGGGACCGTTCGGCATCGACATCCCACTCGACATCACCGTGCCCATCGTGCTCGACCTCCCCATCGACCTCGACGTTGCGATCCCCGTGAACGAGTCGATCCCCATCGCCGCGGACGTGCCCGTGCGCCTGACCCTCCCGGTGTCCGTCGACGTGTCCGCGACGGAGCTCGGGGGCCTCGCCGACTCGCTGCGGGCCGGGCTGGAGGCCTTCATGACGGCGATCTCGGCCCTCGGCTAGCCGGACGGCGGGCCATTGGAATCGGAGCATCCGCCGGGTAGCCTCCCGACTCAGGTCGACCGTGGTGGCGGCACCCGGAGGGAGCATCAGAGAATGGACAACAGGAACTTCGCGGTGGTTGGTGCCGTCGCGGTCGTGTGGATCGCAGTGGTCTTCACCAGCTTGTTCGCTCCGAAGTTCGTGAGCGGCGCCGACCAGTCCGAGCTGAACGTGGTCGCCATGATCAACTGGCTCTGGGGTGGGCTGGCCACCGCATTCGTCCTGCGAGCCACCGTGTTCTACCCACGCCCGGCCGGAGTGGCGCCCGACAAGGAGTCGTGGCCGTGGATCGGCCTCAGCGTTGCCGGGATCTGGTTCGCCGTCATCGTGGTCAGCGTCGGCGTCCCGACGCTCACGCTCACCTCGCCCGAGGTGATCACGAACAACAACCCGATGACGCTCCCTCTGGCCGCCATCATCGCGCCGATCGTCGGCGTCTCGATCACCCAGTACGTCTGCCAGTTCCTCGTCCAGGGCTTCGCCGCCAGGGCGGGCAAGACGCAGCGCCAGTACTGAGCCGTGCCGGCGCCGATCGCCCTGATCGGACCGTTCCGGCGTCCCGTCGTCGCATCCGTGCGACAGGGGTACGCAAGAACGGATTGGAGCACTCGTTGAGCGGCAACATCCTCGAGGCGCTTCGCGACGGGCACCAGGCGGACCCGGGAGCGCCGTTCCTCACGGTGCCCGGGGGCCGGCGCCTGTCGTACGTCGACGTGGACGACATGGCGGCGCGCTACGCAACGGTCCTGGCGGGGCACGGGGTCGCCCAGGGCGACCGGATCGTCGTCCAGGTGGAGAAGTCGCCCGGGGCGATCGCCCTCTACATGGCGGCGCTCCAGCTCGGAGCGGTGTACGTCCCCCTCAACCCCGGGCACACCGCCGAGGAGGTCGACTACTTCGTGGAGGATGCCGACCCGGTGCTGTTCGTCGGAGCGGAGCCCCGCCGAGGCTTCGCCTCGTTGACGCTCACCACGAACGGGAACGGCTCGCTGGGCGCCGCCGCAGCAGGAGTGGTGCCCCGCCGCGAGATCGCCCCCTGCCGCCCGACGGACGTCGCCTCGCTGGTGTACACGTCCGGGACCACGGGACGCTCGAAGGGCGCCATGTTGACCCACGGGTGCCTGCTGGCGAACGCCACCGGGTTGTACGAAGCGTGGGGATGGCGCACCGACGACGTGCTCCTCCACGCCCTGCCGATCTTCCACGTCCACGGGCTCTTCGTGGCGTTGCACCTGGCGATGCTCGGCGGCTCCGAGGTGATCCTCCTCCCCCGCTTCGACATCGTGGGAGTCCGGGCGGCGCTGACCCGGTCGACGGTGATGATGGGCGTGCCCACCTATTACACACGGCTGCTCGACTCGCACGACTTCGGGGCGGAGGGCTGCCGGACTGTTCGACTCTTCGTCTCCGGGTCTGCCCCGCTCTCGGAGGTGACCCACGCTCAGTTCGCCGGGCGCACGGGGCACAGGATCCTGGAGCGCTACGGGATGTCGGAGGCCGGCATGATCTGCTCGAACCCGCTGGATGGGGAACGGATCGGAGGCACCGTCGGGTACCCGGTCGCCGGGTACGAGGTCCGGGTTCGATCGGGCGACGTCGGCGAGCTCGAGATACGCGGACCGAGCCTCTTCGCCGGCTACTGGAGGAGGCCGGACATGACTGAGGACGCCTTCACGACGGACGGCTGGTTCCGCACGGGTGACCTCGCTTCGATCGCAGAAGACGGGCGCGTCTCTCTCCACGGTCGCGACAGCGACCTCATCATCAGCGGCGGCTACAACGTGTACCCCAAGGAGATCGAGCACGTCCTCGACGACGTTCCCGGCGTCACCGAGTCTGCGGTCGTCGGGATGCCGGATCCGGATCTCGGCGAGCGCGTCTTCGCCTTCGTCGTCGGAGAGGCGTCCGACGACGACCTGCGAGCCGCCGTCTCGAGACGCCTCGCCCGCTACAAGCACCCGGCGGGCTATGCGCGGGTCGCCGAACTGCCCCGCAACGCCATGGGGAAGGTCCAGAAGGCCGAGCTCCGGAACAAGCTCGAAGACGGGCCTCCGACGACCCTTCCGGCCCGATCGATCGACGACTGACGAATCGGTCTGCGGCGAGGCGTCAGTCGGCTCGCAGGCGGACCTTGCCGCAGGCGGTGCAGATGTGCTTGGCGATGCCGTTGGCGATCCGGTGGTCCCAGGTGTGCTCGTGGGCCCCGGCGCGCATCTCGTCGGTGACCTGCACCCTGTCGAGCCCAAACAGGTTCTTATCCCTCGCCTGGTCGAGAGCGAAGAGCCAGGCCCTGCGGGTCGCCCCGGCCGCCACATGCTGGGCTCCACGGGCGACCACCTTGCCCCGGTCACGACCGGCCTTGCTCGGCATCACACGGTTCGCCGACGGTGGTGGGCTCGTCCTGGACCGTCGCGCCGGTGGGGGCGAAGCGGCGGGCGGCGGCACGGCGGCGGTGCCGGCCGTGCCGGCCTCGACAGGCCGCACAGCTTTGGCTGGGTTGCCGGCCTTGCTGGTGGTCGTGCTCTTCTCGACCTTGCGGCGCCTGCGACCCTTCGTCGTGTGCGTGGTTATGATTGCGAGCTGCGAGAAGGCGTCCGGCTCATCGGGCAGGAAGGTGATCGTCTCGCCGTCGGCCGTGAAGCCGAAGGCGCCGTCGCCCGTCGGGACGATCTCGACCGAAGTGAGCGACCAAGAGCCGAGCTCGGCTTCACCGCTTCGCAGTGTCACCCGCCCGTTGGAGACGACGAGCCGGACACGAAGCAGCTCGGCGTCGCCGGGTACCGACACCGACCCGGGGATCGTCACGACCGCAGTGGTGTTCGTGTCCATACAACCACTTTCCGCCATATCTGCTACGGAATGTGGTCGGCTGCCAAGGGTCAAAACTGAAGCGCCGCCGCAGCCCAGTGAAAACCCGCTCCAAAGGCGGTGAGGACCACGAGATCGCCTGCTCGGATGGCGCCCGTGGTGCGTGCCTCCCACAGCGCCAAGGGGACGGAGGCCGAGCCGGTGTTGCCGAAGCGGTCGATGTTGACGTACACCGCATCGTCGGAGGTGCCGAGGCGCTGACCAACCGCGTCGATGATCCTCTTGTTCGCCTGATGGGGGATCACGAGTGAGACGTCGCCGATGGTCCTGCCGATGCGCCCCAGCACCTCGCTCACCACGGCAGACATGTGCGTGACGGCTTGGCGGAACACCTCGCGGCCGTCCATGTCGAGACGCTGGTAGTCGCCCGTCACGAACGCCCGCTCTCCGAACGGGTAGCGGGTCCCTCCGACTTGGAGCGTGAGGATGTCTGCCTTGCTGCCATCGGTCCCGGTGACGACGTCGAGCAGCTCGGCGTCGCCGTCGTCGGCCGTCATGATCACTGCCCCGGCGGCGTCCCCGAAGAGCACACACGTCGCCCGGTCTTCCCACGAGATGAGCCTGGAGATCAGCTCGACACCAACGACGAGCACTCGTTTCGGGGTGAAGGCGATGCGACTCCGTGCCACGTCGAGAGCCTGAACGAACCCGGCGCAGCCGCTACCTGCGAGATCGAATGTCGAGATCTGGCGGCAGCCGAGGCGATCCTGCAGCAACGCCGCCGTGTCGGGCGTGTACCGATCCGGCGTGTCGGTTGCGATGATGATCTCGTCGATGTCGTCGGCGGCGACGCCGGCGTCCTTCATGGCGCCTTCCGCCGCATGTTGCGCCAAGTCGAGGGTCGACTCGTGCTCGGCGGCGAAGCGCCGCTCTCGAATCCCCGTGCGTTGGACGATCCACTCGTCG encodes the following:
- a CDS encoding MFS transporter, which translates into the protein MADVRARRVPPRAVLAVVAFGVFVAADDLTVVTTMLRPIIADLGILLPDGLDDAAWIVNAYLIAFVAVMPLAGRLSDIVGRRKVFQAAFALFLVGSIIVPASHSLGPFLFGRVLTALGGGAMLPVGMAILSDAYPAGARARALGVLGAVETLGWVWGPLYGAMIVRFLNWRWQFYLNVVLAVIGIAVAHRLLADHDRSDRAARIDWAGAVTLTVALVALNLALLGSAEIQSVTGLEELTGSGGAALRWFYPVAVLAAILFARVERASDDPLIEFDLFRGRNLTAAVVVNFLVGAALVIAMVDVPLFVNVVELDVRRAAVVAGWVLSALTASMAAGSYLGGRLSERLWYRPPVLWGLGFGAAGFLLMGAGWEVTTAYPHMAWQLALLGLGLGLVVAPTSAAVVDAAPDHRRGTAASLVVVMRLIGLSVGLSGLTAWGLYRFNQLRDTIDLPPLDSAGYAAAVREAQASLTTSALAETFLAAVIVLVVALAVASRMRRVPAADAATH
- a CDS encoding AMP-binding protein translates to MSGNILEALRDGHQADPGAPFLTVPGGRRLSYVDVDDMAARYATVLAGHGVAQGDRIVVQVEKSPGAIALYMAALQLGAVYVPLNPGHTAEEVDYFVEDADPVLFVGAEPRRGFASLTLTTNGNGSLGAAAAGVVPRREIAPCRPTDVASLVYTSGTTGRSKGAMLTHGCLLANATGLYEAWGWRTDDVLLHALPIFHVHGLFVALHLAMLGGSEVILLPRFDIVGVRAALTRSTVMMGVPTYYTRLLDSHDFGAEGCRTVRLFVSGSAPLSEVTHAQFAGRTGHRILERYGMSEAGMICSNPLDGERIGGTVGYPVAGYEVRVRSGDVGELEIRGPSLFAGYWRRPDMTEDAFTTDGWFRTGDLASIAEDGRVSLHGRDSDLIISGGYNVYPKEIEHVLDDVPGVTESAVVGMPDPDLGERVFAFVVGEASDDDLRAAVSRRLARYKHPAGYARVAELPRNAMGKVQKAELRNKLEDGPPTTLPARSIDD
- a CDS encoding LppX_LprAFG lipoprotein is translated as MQRPVVPALALALAVAAACGGSSGTTIAGDIDAILAASSEAMGNVDSVRFVIERTGDAVYIDENGTIEFRDAEGRFVSPSTADASVTLAVAGLATRVGAVAIDGETWLSNPITGAWEPAPAGYSFDPATLFDPETGWRPLLADGFTDAELVGTEDVSGVTAYRLRGVASGDRVTSITAGLVTADMVDADVWIDTGTGEVVQVMFDVALPEGTATWRLAFSDYGAEFEIEQPDIDG
- a CDS encoding beta-ketoacyl-ACP synthase III, whose translation is MTRIAGFGGYVPDRVMTNADWATLVDTTDEWIVQRTGIRERRFAAEHESTLDLAQHAAEGAMKDAGVAADDIDEIIIATDTPDRYTPDTAALLQDRLGCRQISTFDLAGSGCAGFVQALDVARSRIAFTPKRVLVVGVELISRLISWEDRATCVLFGDAAGAVIMTADDGDAELLDVVTGTDGSKADILTLQVGGTRYPFGERAFVTGDYQRLDMDGREVFRQAVTHMSAVVSEVLGRIGRTIGDVSLVIPHQANKRIIDAVGQRLGTSDDAVYVNIDRFGNTGSASVPLALWEARTTGAIRAGDLVVLTAFGAGFHWAAAALQF